Proteins from a genomic interval of Coccinella septempunctata chromosome 2, icCocSept1.1, whole genome shotgun sequence:
- the LOC123306398 gene encoding uncharacterized protein CG45076-like isoform X1 gives MVYESDFYTTRRPYRYTPSYSTYTTSTLPSRQVRVLPGLGKVHIVHTYDRIVPYVGHKRLTVVTTPPKVYSTRPSILQREYDWIENRMRPWVAYSATNNYLNSNSAVRIVYNRYPSLLSDSFSSSSMYRKYGPRMVYIRNTLPISEYTNYYRVYRPLYYDHYWPYASLNYLSNWWPRYRYSLDDEDLSYRSLRMQRIFDDETRMIRAQSAALLKSIHLPVPRQRSYPITALNRYGEYPARLSNDHYINRLMQISPKNSKVQFVTYYTEPIKKYIGQGHLSCVSYVGDRGVHGRRRNVYIYEDPVKNDIQLLSFYINKFREEKKQKAIEPTKVPLSPIRPSRRFNSSKQLSDETPPEIKELREARAARLARINAEDTPSVEETLKEKKKREEARLAEEKALAEEQAAKEAQEARERKERAAKEAAERAAELERQAELLRQEELAKQAEIERARKEQEEQQRLEEERRLAEEAKAEEERKQLIRLQEIAKQAEEEREAELARQAEELAELARQEAELAEQAKREAEEADVARQEKELAEQKRLEQELAELERQELELVEAAEKAKQESEVAMQETEDEISPETIHYEESIEIADKQDDIVEGEAMNEVETPREEETIDEINKEDPEIQQVDEERDLEEEQQVEVTQEPLVDEPVAEAGIEEEEEPVAEAEDAPATQEDTADEAEDEEEE, from the exons ATGGTTTACGAGTCCGATTTTTACACGACCAGGAGGCCGTACCGTTACACGCCTTCATATTCGACGTACACTACTTCG ACTTTACCATCACGTCAAGTTCGAGTGCTGCCTGGCCTTGGAAAG GTACATATTGTTCATACGTACGACCGCATCGTCCCTTATGTGGGCCACAAGAGATTGACTGTGGTGACAACGCCACCAAAAGTCTACTCAACTAGACCATCCATCCTCCAACGGGAATATGACTGGATTGAAAACAGAATGAGGCCTTGGGTAGCATACTCGGCAACTAACAACTACCTCAACTCCAATTCTGCTGTG AGGATTGTTTATAATCGTTATCCAAGTCTGCTGAGCGATTCGTTCTCTTCTTCTTCTATGTACCGGAAGTATGGCCCG AGGATGGTTTACATTCGAAATACTCTGCCTATTTCTGAATATACGAATTATTATCGAGTATACAGGCCTCTGTACTATGATCATTATTGGCCTTATGCCTCTCTCAACTACCTCTCGAATTGGTGGCCAAGATACAGATATAGCCTAGACGATGAAGATCTTTCCTACCGTTCTTTACGAATGCAACGT ATATTTGACGATGAAACTAGAATGATTCGTGCCCAATCGGCTGCTCTTTTGAAAAGCATTCATTTGCCAGTACCACGCCAAAGAAGCTATCCTATCACAGCTCTAAATAG GTACGGCGAATACCCAGCAAGATTATCTAACGACCACTACATCAATAGATTAATGCAAATTTCTCCAAAGAACTCTAAGGTGCAATTTGTCACCTATTACACAGAACCCATCAAAAAGTACATAG GTCAGGGTCACCTGTCTTGTGTCTCTTATGTTGGGGACAGAGGCGTCCATGGACGTAGACGTAACGTCTACATCTACGAGGATCCCGTCAAGAACGATATTCAGTTGTTGAGTTTTTATATCAATAAATTCAGGGaggaaaagaaacagaaagCTATTGAACCGACAAAAG TTCCACTTTCCCCAATCCGTCCATCTAGAAGGTTCAATTCTTCTAAGCAACTGAGTGATGAAACTCCACCAGAAATAAAGGAATTGCGTGAAGCAAGAGCAGCCAGACTGGCCAGGATCAACGCAGAAGATACGCCATCTGTTGAGGAAACACTCAAGGAGAAGAAAAAACGAGAAGAAGCAAGATTGGCCGAAGAAAA AGCTTTAGCGGAGGAACAAGCGGCTAAAGAAGCTCAGGAGGCTAGAGAGAGGAAAGAGAGGGCAGCAAAGGAGGCGGCAGAAAGAGCAGCTGAACTAGAGAGGCAAGCAGAACTGTTAAGACAGGAAGAATTGGCAAAACAG GCGGAAATAGAAAGAGCCCGCAAAGAACAAGAAGAACAGCAGAGATTGGAGGAAGAAAGGCGTTTAGCGGAAGAGGCGAAGGCGGAGGAAGAGAGAAAGCAACTTATTCGACTCCAAGAGATCGCCAAACAAGCTGAAGAAGAGAGGGAAGCTGAGCTCGCTCGGCAAGCTGAGGAGCTTGCTGAATTAGCGAGACAAGAAGCTGAACTAGCTGAGCAAGCTAAGAGAGAAGCTGAGGAAGCAGATGTGGCCAGGCAAGAGAAAGAGTTAGCGGAACAAAAACGTCTCGAACAAGAATTGGCAGAATTGGAGAGACAAGAACTAGAACTGGTTGAAGCTGCAGAAAAAGCTAAGCAAGAATCAGAAGTTGCTATGCAAGAAACTGAGGATGAGATATCCCCAGAAACTATTCACTATGAAGAATCAATTGAAATAGCTGATAAACAAGACGATATTGTAGAAGGAGAGGCCATGAATGAAGTGGAAACCCCTCGAGAAGAAGAAACAATCGACGAAATCAACAAAGAAGATCCAGAAATCCAACAAGTTGATGAGGAACGTGACCTGGAAGAGGAACAGCAAGTAGAAGTTACACAAGAACCATTAGTGGATGAACCAGTAGCAGAGGCTGGAATAGAAGAAGAGGAAGAACCTGTCGCTGAAGCTGAAGATGCTCCAGCAACTCAAGAAGATACTGCAGACGAAGCGGAAGATGAGGAGGAagaatga
- the LOC123306398 gene encoding golgin subfamily A member 6-like protein 22 isoform X2, which translates to MVYESDFYTTRRPYRYTPSYSTYTTSTLPSRQVRVLPGLGKVHIVHTYDRIVPYVGHKRLTVVTTPPKVYSTRPSILQREYDWIENRMRPWVAYSATNNYLNSNSAVRMVYIRNTLPISEYTNYYRVYRPLYYDHYWPYASLNYLSNWWPRYRYSLDDEDLSYRSLRMQRIFDDETRMIRAQSAALLKSIHLPVPRQRSYPITALNRYGEYPARLSNDHYINRLMQISPKNSKVQFVTYYTEPIKKYIGQGHLSCVSYVGDRGVHGRRRNVYIYEDPVKNDIQLLSFYINKFREEKKQKAIEPTKVPLSPIRPSRRFNSSKQLSDETPPEIKELREARAARLARINAEDTPSVEETLKEKKKREEARLAEEKALAEEQAAKEAQEARERKERAAKEAAERAAELERQAELLRQEELAKQAEIERARKEQEEQQRLEEERRLAEEAKAEEERKQLIRLQEIAKQAEEEREAELARQAEELAELARQEAELAEQAKREAEEADVARQEKELAEQKRLEQELAELERQELELVEAAEKAKQESEVAMQETEDEISPETIHYEESIEIADKQDDIVEGEAMNEVETPREEETIDEINKEDPEIQQVDEERDLEEEQQVEVTQEPLVDEPVAEAGIEEEEEPVAEAEDAPATQEDTADEAEDEEEE; encoded by the exons ATGGTTTACGAGTCCGATTTTTACACGACCAGGAGGCCGTACCGTTACACGCCTTCATATTCGACGTACACTACTTCG ACTTTACCATCACGTCAAGTTCGAGTGCTGCCTGGCCTTGGAAAG GTACATATTGTTCATACGTACGACCGCATCGTCCCTTATGTGGGCCACAAGAGATTGACTGTGGTGACAACGCCACCAAAAGTCTACTCAACTAGACCATCCATCCTCCAACGGGAATATGACTGGATTGAAAACAGAATGAGGCCTTGGGTAGCATACTCGGCAACTAACAACTACCTCAACTCCAATTCTGCTGTG AGGATGGTTTACATTCGAAATACTCTGCCTATTTCTGAATATACGAATTATTATCGAGTATACAGGCCTCTGTACTATGATCATTATTGGCCTTATGCCTCTCTCAACTACCTCTCGAATTGGTGGCCAAGATACAGATATAGCCTAGACGATGAAGATCTTTCCTACCGTTCTTTACGAATGCAACGT ATATTTGACGATGAAACTAGAATGATTCGTGCCCAATCGGCTGCTCTTTTGAAAAGCATTCATTTGCCAGTACCACGCCAAAGAAGCTATCCTATCACAGCTCTAAATAG GTACGGCGAATACCCAGCAAGATTATCTAACGACCACTACATCAATAGATTAATGCAAATTTCTCCAAAGAACTCTAAGGTGCAATTTGTCACCTATTACACAGAACCCATCAAAAAGTACATAG GTCAGGGTCACCTGTCTTGTGTCTCTTATGTTGGGGACAGAGGCGTCCATGGACGTAGACGTAACGTCTACATCTACGAGGATCCCGTCAAGAACGATATTCAGTTGTTGAGTTTTTATATCAATAAATTCAGGGaggaaaagaaacagaaagCTATTGAACCGACAAAAG TTCCACTTTCCCCAATCCGTCCATCTAGAAGGTTCAATTCTTCTAAGCAACTGAGTGATGAAACTCCACCAGAAATAAAGGAATTGCGTGAAGCAAGAGCAGCCAGACTGGCCAGGATCAACGCAGAAGATACGCCATCTGTTGAGGAAACACTCAAGGAGAAGAAAAAACGAGAAGAAGCAAGATTGGCCGAAGAAAA AGCTTTAGCGGAGGAACAAGCGGCTAAAGAAGCTCAGGAGGCTAGAGAGAGGAAAGAGAGGGCAGCAAAGGAGGCGGCAGAAAGAGCAGCTGAACTAGAGAGGCAAGCAGAACTGTTAAGACAGGAAGAATTGGCAAAACAG GCGGAAATAGAAAGAGCCCGCAAAGAACAAGAAGAACAGCAGAGATTGGAGGAAGAAAGGCGTTTAGCGGAAGAGGCGAAGGCGGAGGAAGAGAGAAAGCAACTTATTCGACTCCAAGAGATCGCCAAACAAGCTGAAGAAGAGAGGGAAGCTGAGCTCGCTCGGCAAGCTGAGGAGCTTGCTGAATTAGCGAGACAAGAAGCTGAACTAGCTGAGCAAGCTAAGAGAGAAGCTGAGGAAGCAGATGTGGCCAGGCAAGAGAAAGAGTTAGCGGAACAAAAACGTCTCGAACAAGAATTGGCAGAATTGGAGAGACAAGAACTAGAACTGGTTGAAGCTGCAGAAAAAGCTAAGCAAGAATCAGAAGTTGCTATGCAAGAAACTGAGGATGAGATATCCCCAGAAACTATTCACTATGAAGAATCAATTGAAATAGCTGATAAACAAGACGATATTGTAGAAGGAGAGGCCATGAATGAAGTGGAAACCCCTCGAGAAGAAGAAACAATCGACGAAATCAACAAAGAAGATCCAGAAATCCAACAAGTTGATGAGGAACGTGACCTGGAAGAGGAACAGCAAGTAGAAGTTACACAAGAACCATTAGTGGATGAACCAGTAGCAGAGGCTGGAATAGAAGAAGAGGAAGAACCTGTCGCTGAAGCTGAAGATGCTCCAGCAACTCAAGAAGATACTGCAGACGAAGCGGAAGATGAGGAGGAagaatga
- the LOC123306398 gene encoding uncharacterized abhydrolase domain-containing protein DDB_G0269086-like isoform X3 has protein sequence MVYESDFYTTRRPYRYTPSYSTYTTSTLPSRQVRVLPGLGKVHIVHTYDRIVPYVGHKRLTVVTTPPKVYSTRPSILQREYDWIENRMRPWVAYSATNNYLNSNSAVIFDDETRMIRAQSAALLKSIHLPVPRQRSYPITALNRYGEYPARLSNDHYINRLMQISPKNSKVQFVTYYTEPIKKYIGQGHLSCVSYVGDRGVHGRRRNVYIYEDPVKNDIQLLSFYINKFREEKKQKAIEPTKVPLSPIRPSRRFNSSKQLSDETPPEIKELREARAARLARINAEDTPSVEETLKEKKKREEARLAEEKALAEEQAAKEAQEARERKERAAKEAAERAAELERQAELLRQEELAKQAEIERARKEQEEQQRLEEERRLAEEAKAEEERKQLIRLQEIAKQAEEEREAELARQAEELAELARQEAELAEQAKREAEEADVARQEKELAEQKRLEQELAELERQELELVEAAEKAKQESEVAMQETEDEISPETIHYEESIEIADKQDDIVEGEAMNEVETPREEETIDEINKEDPEIQQVDEERDLEEEQQVEVTQEPLVDEPVAEAGIEEEEEPVAEAEDAPATQEDTADEAEDEEEE, from the exons ATGGTTTACGAGTCCGATTTTTACACGACCAGGAGGCCGTACCGTTACACGCCTTCATATTCGACGTACACTACTTCG ACTTTACCATCACGTCAAGTTCGAGTGCTGCCTGGCCTTGGAAAG GTACATATTGTTCATACGTACGACCGCATCGTCCCTTATGTGGGCCACAAGAGATTGACTGTGGTGACAACGCCACCAAAAGTCTACTCAACTAGACCATCCATCCTCCAACGGGAATATGACTGGATTGAAAACAGAATGAGGCCTTGGGTAGCATACTCGGCAACTAACAACTACCTCAACTCCAATTCTGCTGTG ATATTTGACGATGAAACTAGAATGATTCGTGCCCAATCGGCTGCTCTTTTGAAAAGCATTCATTTGCCAGTACCACGCCAAAGAAGCTATCCTATCACAGCTCTAAATAG GTACGGCGAATACCCAGCAAGATTATCTAACGACCACTACATCAATAGATTAATGCAAATTTCTCCAAAGAACTCTAAGGTGCAATTTGTCACCTATTACACAGAACCCATCAAAAAGTACATAG GTCAGGGTCACCTGTCTTGTGTCTCTTATGTTGGGGACAGAGGCGTCCATGGACGTAGACGTAACGTCTACATCTACGAGGATCCCGTCAAGAACGATATTCAGTTGTTGAGTTTTTATATCAATAAATTCAGGGaggaaaagaaacagaaagCTATTGAACCGACAAAAG TTCCACTTTCCCCAATCCGTCCATCTAGAAGGTTCAATTCTTCTAAGCAACTGAGTGATGAAACTCCACCAGAAATAAAGGAATTGCGTGAAGCAAGAGCAGCCAGACTGGCCAGGATCAACGCAGAAGATACGCCATCTGTTGAGGAAACACTCAAGGAGAAGAAAAAACGAGAAGAAGCAAGATTGGCCGAAGAAAA AGCTTTAGCGGAGGAACAAGCGGCTAAAGAAGCTCAGGAGGCTAGAGAGAGGAAAGAGAGGGCAGCAAAGGAGGCGGCAGAAAGAGCAGCTGAACTAGAGAGGCAAGCAGAACTGTTAAGACAGGAAGAATTGGCAAAACAG GCGGAAATAGAAAGAGCCCGCAAAGAACAAGAAGAACAGCAGAGATTGGAGGAAGAAAGGCGTTTAGCGGAAGAGGCGAAGGCGGAGGAAGAGAGAAAGCAACTTATTCGACTCCAAGAGATCGCCAAACAAGCTGAAGAAGAGAGGGAAGCTGAGCTCGCTCGGCAAGCTGAGGAGCTTGCTGAATTAGCGAGACAAGAAGCTGAACTAGCTGAGCAAGCTAAGAGAGAAGCTGAGGAAGCAGATGTGGCCAGGCAAGAGAAAGAGTTAGCGGAACAAAAACGTCTCGAACAAGAATTGGCAGAATTGGAGAGACAAGAACTAGAACTGGTTGAAGCTGCAGAAAAAGCTAAGCAAGAATCAGAAGTTGCTATGCAAGAAACTGAGGATGAGATATCCCCAGAAACTATTCACTATGAAGAATCAATTGAAATAGCTGATAAACAAGACGATATTGTAGAAGGAGAGGCCATGAATGAAGTGGAAACCCCTCGAGAAGAAGAAACAATCGACGAAATCAACAAAGAAGATCCAGAAATCCAACAAGTTGATGAGGAACGTGACCTGGAAGAGGAACAGCAAGTAGAAGTTACACAAGAACCATTAGTGGATGAACCAGTAGCAGAGGCTGGAATAGAAGAAGAGGAAGAACCTGTCGCTGAAGCTGAAGATGCTCCAGCAACTCAAGAAGATACTGCAGACGAAGCGGAAGATGAGGAGGAagaatga
- the LOC123306607 gene encoding TM2 domain-containing protein CG10795: MFKIIFLLFTIFICANCNNGDSVDCSMLRMGQYMCPDPNYDLIDPKTQQIRGCQPNNKAKVQCLAIEEITCKETNKSTFFKEMPCKWTNGYYFDTALLLSIFFGMFGLDRFYLGYPAIGLAKLCTLGFMFLGQLVDIILISTQVVGPADGSAYITPYYGPNVQVVTFNNFTFRLKQDDW, encoded by the exons AtgttcaaaataatatttttgttgttcacgATATTTATTTGTGCAAATTGTAACAATGGAGATTCTGTTGACTGTAGTATGCTAAGAATGGGGCAATATATGTGTCCTGATCCAAATTATGATCTTATTGATCCCAAAACACAACAAATCCGTGGTTGCCAACCCAACAATAAAGCCAAAG TTCAGTGCTTAGCCATTGAAGAAATTACTTGTAAAGAAACAAATAAATCTACTTTTTTTAAAGAAATGCCCTGCAAATGGAC gaatggcTACTATTTTGACACAGCTCTCTTACTTTCCATATTTTTTGGAATGTTTGGATTAGATAGGTTTTACCTCGGTTACCCAGCTATTGGATTAGCTAAATTATGCACCTTAGGTTTTATGTTTCTTGGTCAATTAGTAGATATAATACTAATATCAACACAAGTAGTTGGACCAGCTGATGGCTCTGCCTATATAACTCCATACTATGGTCCAAATGTTCAAGTTGTTACATTCAATAATTTTACTTTTCGATTGAAACAGGATGATTGGTGA
- the LOC123306606 gene encoding serine/threonine-protein kinase D1: MDHDPEVTFLFQFGIIRDAVIVQQSSLNLRTLKDLACNFINSKVPDHGINRIEDRILLFRHEYNTNNILQFVNSASDVVDESLIEIVLTGKVPALNSNSDSVKVRPHALSVHSYKTPTFCDFCGEMLFGLVRQGLKCDGCGQNYHKRCIVKVPNNCSYVLLDDKRKRSANLQVPLTSSGGSNSSIASANSTQNEESSLIHHSRSPSVGSGTIWLEKDTQNQVRIPHTFVLHTYTRPTVCQYCKKLLKGLFKQGLQCKDCNYNAHKKCLDKVPKDCIGELSRDNTGNFDYAESSVSNESHCNSTITEDEFESVITGYNKENGASSMDSIPVRDIDSDTPSLSTTSSSPSANIPLQRIVQSVKHIKRRGSKVIKEGWLVHFTNKDRMVRRHFWRLDTKSLVMFQSDQGSKYYKEISLGDILAIETARIKSGEVMHCFEIRTANIDYFVGQDPLYEIPDVNKINLPPSDSGIGAYLAKSWETAIRQALLPVTSNAKSEKCAEDENQITDMNQIYQIYPDEVLGSGQFGIVYGGVHRKTARSVAIKVIDKLRFPTKQEAQLKNEVSILQNLSHPGVVNLERMFETPERIFVVMEKLKGDMLEMILSHENGRLTERVTKFLITQILIALKHLHSKNIVHCDLKPENVLLSSNAEFPQVKLCDFGFARIIGEKSFRRSVVGTPAYLAPEVLRNKGYNRSLDMWSVGVIVYVSLSGTFPFNEDEDINEQIQNAAFMYPPNPWKEISSDAIDLINNLLQVKQRKRYTVDKSLQHIWLQDYQTWCDLRALENQIGVRYITHESDDARWERYRSDL; the protein is encoded by the exons ATGGACCATGACCCAGAAGtaacttttttgtttcaatttggcATAATTCGAGATGCTGTAATTGTTCAACAATCTTCGCTCAATTTGAGAACACTGAAAGATCTAGcatgtaattttataaattctaAG GTGCCTGATCATGGTATCAATAGAATAGAAGATAGAATATTGCTGTTCAGGCATGAGTACAACACAAATAATATTCTTCAGTTTGTTAATTCAGCATCGGATGTGGTTGATGAAAGTCTCATTGAAATTGTTTTAACAGGCAAAG TACCAGCTTTGAATTCAAACTCTGATTCTGTAAAAGTTAGGCCACATGCCCTCTCTGTACATTCATACAAAACACCAACATTTTGTGATTTTTGTGGAGAAATGTTATTTGGTTTAGTACGTCAAGGTTTAAAATGTGACG gatGTGGCCAGAATTATCACAAAAGATGTATAGTCAAGGTACCCAACAATTGCTCATATGTTTTATTAGATGACAAAAGGAAAAGATCTGCCAACCTCCAGGTTCCATTAACTTCCTCAGGAGGTTCAAATTCTTCTATAGCTTCTGCAAATTCCACTCAGAATGAAGAAAGTAGCCTG ATACATCACAGCAGATCACCATCTGTTGGTAGTGGGACCATATGGCTTGAAAAAGATACTCAAAATCAAGTTAGAATTCCACATACTTTTGTACTACATACGTATACGAGACCTACAGTCTGTCAGTACTGTAAAAAGTTGTTGAAAGGTTTATTCAAACAGGGATTGCAATGTAAAGACTGCAATTATAATGCTCATAAGAAATGTCTAGATAAGGTACCTAAAGATTGTATAGGTGAATTATCAAGAGATAATACAG GTAATTTTGATTATGCGGAAAGTTCTGTCAGCAATGAAAGCCATTGCAACTCCACAATTACTGAAGATGAATTTGAGTCAGTTATTACAGGATATAATAAGGAAAATGGGGCCAGCAGTATGGATAGTATTCCTGTGCGAGATATTGATTCTGATACTCCATCACT AAGTACAACTTCCTCTTCACCTAGTGCCAATATTCCATTACAACGAATTGTACAGTCTGTGAAACATATTAAAAGAAGAGGGTCCAAAGTAATAAAAGAGGGGTGGTTGGTTCATTTTACCAATAAAGACAGAATG gTTAGAAGACATTTTTGGAGGTTAGACACAAAATCATTGGTTATGTTCCAATCTGATCAGGGGAGTAAATATTACAAAGAAATCTCGCTTGGTGATATCTTAGCAATAGAAACAGCAAGAATTAAATCTGGAG AGGTTATGCACTGTTTCGAAATCAGAACAGCCAACATTGATTATTTTGTTGGACAAGACCCTCTATATGAAATTCCAGATGTGAATAAGATTAATCTACCTCCTTCAGACAGTGGTATTGGAGCTTATTTAGCAAAAAGTTGGGAGACAGCTATTCGACAAGCTTTATTACCTGTTACTTCAAATGCAA AGTCAGAAAAATGTGCTGAAGACGAAAATCAAATTACTGATATGAATCAAATTTATCAGATCTATCCAGATGAAGTTCTTGGGTCTGGACAATTTGGTATAGTGTATGGAGGTGTTCATAGAAAAACAGCTCGTTCTGTAGCTATCAAG gTTATAGACAAACTGAGGTTTCCCACCAAGCAAGAAGCTCAATTGAAGAACGAAGTATCAATCTTACAAAACTTATCACATCCGGGGGTTGTAAATTTGGAAAGAATGTTTGAGACGCCAGAAAGAATATTCGTGgtgatggaaaaattgaagggCGACATGTTGGAAATGATTCTTTCCCATGAAAATGGAAGGTTGACCGAACGGGTTACAAAATTTTTAATCACACAG ATCCTTATAGCTTTAAAGCATTTACATAGTAAGAACATAGTGCACTGCGATTTGAAACCAGAAAATGTGCTTCTGAGCTCTAATGCCGAGTTTCCTCAAGTCAAATTGTGCGATTTTGGATTTGCTAGAATTATTGGTGAAAAATCTTTTCGTAGATCTGTTGTCGGAACTCCAGCTTATCTTG CTCCAGAAGTTCTAAGGAATAAGGGTTACAATAGGTCTTTGGATATGTGGAGTGTAGGTGTTATTGTGTATGTAAGTTTAAGTGGTACATTTCCGTTTAATGAGGATGAAGATATTAATGAACAAATTCAAAATGCTGCTTTCATGTATCCTCCAAATCCCTGGAAAGAAATATCTTCTGATG CTATTGATTTGATAAACAATTTGCTTCAAGTGAAACAACGAAAAAGATACACTGTTGACAAATCCTTGCAGCATATTTGGTTACAA GATTACCAAACTTGGTGCGATTTGAGAGCGCTCGAAAATCAAATTGGAGTTCGTTATATCACTCATGAATCGGATGATGCTAGATGGGAAAGATATAGATCAGATCTTTGA
- the LOC123306279 gene encoding store-operated calcium entry regulator STIMATE-like, producing the protein MTTQPVGILSLQLSDNPQLNEFHCRKDALTDFFGWMLQVLLACLAFTCLVAKRFCEPPHRRRSWLIWFYDTSKQGMGAMAIHLSNVWLAGQYQGDPCTWYFINFLLDSSLGLLIIFIGIRSAQILSRRKGWESINFGEYGKPPSTYYWFVQCSLYVGLMMVVKVLITLFMQMDFWENVKDFMLYPINNQNLEVTLVMLVIPFFVNILMFWVTDNFLMYKDRRSARRTSLDSFLQRSRLRYRSIKNKFRRNSENDILLSGDDELLSNELNHNMKIVIA; encoded by the exons ATGACTACTCAACCAGTTGGAATACTTTCACTTCAACTTAGTGATAATCCTCAGTTAAATGAATTCCATTGTAGAAAAGATGCTCTAACAGACTTTTTTGGATGGATGTTGCAAGTACTTTTGGCATGCTTAGCATTCACTTGTTTAGTTG CAAAGAGATTTTGTGAGCCCCCTCACAGAAGGAGATCATGGTTGATCTGGTTTTACGATACTTCTAAACAAGGAATGGGTGCTATGGCTATTCATCTGAGCAACGTTTGGTTGGCTGGTCAATATCAAGGAGATCCCTGCACTTGGTATTTCATCAACTTTCTTCTGGATTCCTCTTTAGGATTACTTATCATTTTTATTGGTATTCGCTCTGCCCAGATTCTTTCAAGAAGAAAAGGTTGGGAATCGATTAATTTTGGTGAATATG gTAAACCTCCATCTACTTATTATTGGTTTGTTCAGTGCTCATTATATGTTGGCCTGATGATGGTAGTGAAAGTACTAATCACACTGTTCATGCAAATGGATTTTTGGGAGAACGTTAAAGACTTCATGTTATACCCaataaataatcagaatttAGAAGTGACTTTAGTTATGCTGGTCATTCCATTTTTTGTAAAC ATTTTGATGTTTTGGGttactgacaatttcctgatgtATAAAGATCGTAGATCTGCCAGAAGGACAAGCCTAGACAGCTTTTTACAAAGAAGTAGACTCAGGTATCGTTCCATCAAAAATAAGTTCAGAAGAAACTCTGAAAATGATATATTATTATCAGGTGATGATGAGCTATTAAGCAATGAATTAAACCATAATATGAAAATTGTTATAGCATAG